The following coding sequences are from one Mytilus trossulus isolate FHL-02 chromosome 8, PNRI_Mtr1.1.1.hap1, whole genome shotgun sequence window:
- the LOC134680708 gene encoding nucleolar complex protein 4 homolog, producing the protein MADETRVKNVVLLKNIKEKAILCCDSPKFANNILDIINLAQTEDKSVLTACVKAFHKIFIQFIGNGELYTSPEVDDETKEGKYKIWLNERYSDVYERLVELLQCKHAAVKELSLSTLMKLVTAEGHNPITVITAKQSNFPIQRFQEIMRGLISIDYSHKDLITRFQEYLDYDDVRFHVLKFLIKDIKEKKQQKYSDEYLNNIYAMLEQISFPLAGNEVLSNCLCKTPDDLSVFKVSSLKEQKKLFSSAWVQFLQFKLTSSLYRSVLVILHDKVMPYMTNPLLLSDFLTESYNVGGAISLLALNGLFILVHKFNLDYPEFFTKLYALFEPGVFHAKYRARFFFLADLFLTSSHLPAYLVAAFAKKLSRLCLTAPAPGLSIAVPFIYNLINRHPNCNVLIHRTEGSTDLSADPFLMDEPDPSKCKALESSLWELKTLQTHYNPDISKMANRIEHPLLTSEIDLSDLLENNYHQLFEKETRKKIKIAPVTFIPPKGLLITNDDKIGLCWTMD; encoded by the exons ATGGCCgacgaaacacgcgtgaaaaaTGTGGTTCTgttgaaaaacataaaagaaaaagCAATATTATGTTGCGACAGCCCAAAATTTGCAAACAATATTCTAGATATAATAAACTTAGCTCAG ACAGAAGATAAAAGTGTTCTAACAGCATGTGTTAAAGCTTTCCACAAGATCTTTATACAGTTTATTGGAAATGGAGAACTCTACACATCACCCGAAGTAGATGATG AGACTAAGGAAGGGAAATATAAGATCTGGTTGAACGAGAGATATAGTGATGTTTATGAAAGACTTGTAGAATTATTACAGTGTAAACATGCTGCAGTTAAA GAGCTTTCATTAAGTACATTGATGAAGTTggtaacagcagaaggtcataaCCCCATTACAGTCATTACAGCAAAACAGTCAAATTTTCCTATACAGAGATTTCAG GAAATAATGAGAGGACTGATCTCTATAGATTACAGCCACAAAGATCTGATAACAAGATTCCAGGAGTATTTAGATTATGATGATGTTAGGTTTCATGTTCTAAAGTTCCTCATTAAAGAcattaaagaaaagaaacaacag AAATACAGTgatgaatatttgaataatatctACGCCATGTTAGAACAGATATCATTTCCATTGGCTGGGAATGAAGTGCTGTCAAACTGTTTATGTAAAACACCAG atgaTTTGTCAGTATTTAAAGTCAGCagtttaaaagaacaaaaaaagttgttttcaaGTGCCTGGGTACAGTTTCTACAGTTCAAA TTGACGTCAAGTTTATACAGAAGTGTGTTAGTAATACTACATGATAAAGTGATGCCTTATATGACCAACCCACTGTTGTTATCAGACTTTCTAACAGAGTCGTACAATGTAG gtgGTGCTATAAGTCTTCTAGCTTTAAAtggattatttattttagtacATAAATTTAATCT AGACTATCCCGAATTCTTTACTAAACTGTATGCCTTGTTTGAACCTGGGGTTTTCCATGCTAAATACAGAGCTCGATTCTTCTTCTTGGCAGATCTTTTTCTTACCTCCAg TCATTTACCAGCCTATTTAGTAGCAGCATTCGCCAAAAAGTTATCCAGATTATGTCTGACTGCCCCTGCACCAGGCCTCTCTATAGCTGTGCCGTTTATATATAACCTTATTAATCGTCATCCTAATTGTAATGTATTGATACACAGAACAGAGGGTTCTACag ACCTGTCAGCTGACCCCTTTCTAATGGATGAACCAGACCCATCTAAATGTAAAGCTTTAGAAAGTTCACTGTGGGAATTAAAG ACTCTCCAGACTCATTACAATCCTGATATAAGTAAGATGGCTAACAGGATAGAACATCCATTACTGACATCAGAAATAGATTTATCAGATCTCCTGGAAAACAATTATCATCAG ttgTTTGAAAAAGAGACGAGGAAGAAAATAAAGATAGCACCAGTGACATTTATACCTCCAAAAGGATTGTTAATCACAAATGATGATAAAATTGGATTATGCTGGACAATGgactaa